Proteins found in one Mucilaginibacter inviolabilis genomic segment:
- the asnS gene encoding asparagine--tRNA ligase: protein MSQRVKIKALLQSQQTDIDVTVKGWVRAFRSNRFIALNDGSTNNNIQVVVDFENTDPALLKRITVGAALSITGKLIASQGKGQTVEVIATDIEILGDSDPEKYPIQPKKHSLEFLRENAHLRFRTSTFGAIFRLRNSLAFAVHQFFQERGFVYLHTPVITASDAEGAGETFHVTNFDLDNIPKTDTGEIDFKQDFFGRPTNLTVSGQLEGELGAMALSDVYTFGPTFRAENSNTTRHLAEFWMIEPEVAFNSLADNMDLAEDMLKYVIQYALDKNADDIEFLTQRLAEEEKQKPQNERSEMTLLEKLQFCLTHDFERLTYTEAIEILKESTPNKKKKFQYPIEGWGTDLQSEHERYLVEKHFKKPVILTDYPKEIKAFYMRQNDDGKTVGAMDILFPGIGEIIGGSAREERLDKLEQRMDEMGIPKDELWWYLDTRRFGSCPHAGFGLGFERLVLFVTGMGNIRDVIPFPRFPKNAEF from the coding sequence ATGAGTCAGCGAGTAAAGATTAAAGCATTGCTGCAAAGTCAGCAAACCGACATTGATGTAACTGTAAAAGGATGGGTGCGTGCATTCCGTTCCAATCGTTTCATTGCTTTAAATGATGGCTCAACCAATAATAACATCCAAGTTGTAGTTGATTTCGAAAATACTGATCCTGCATTATTAAAACGCATTACCGTGGGTGCTGCATTAAGCATTACCGGTAAGTTAATTGCTTCGCAAGGCAAAGGTCAAACAGTTGAAGTTATAGCTACGGACATTGAAATACTAGGCGACAGCGATCCTGAAAAATACCCTATCCAGCCTAAAAAACATAGCCTGGAATTTTTGCGAGAGAACGCCCACCTGCGTTTCCGTACCAGTACTTTTGGGGCGATATTCCGGTTACGTAACAGTTTGGCTTTTGCGGTACACCAGTTTTTCCAGGAGCGTGGTTTCGTTTACCTGCATACCCCGGTGATCACCGCATCTGACGCGGAAGGTGCAGGCGAAACTTTCCACGTAACCAACTTCGATCTGGATAACATCCCGAAAACAGATACCGGCGAGATCGATTTTAAACAGGACTTTTTTGGCCGCCCTACCAACCTCACCGTATCCGGACAACTGGAAGGTGAGCTTGGCGCTATGGCCCTGAGCGATGTATATACTTTTGGCCCAACTTTCCGTGCCGAAAACTCCAACACCACCCGTCACCTGGCCGAGTTTTGGATGATTGAACCTGAAGTTGCCTTTAACAGTCTGGCTGATAATATGGACCTGGCCGAGGACATGCTGAAATACGTGATCCAATACGCCCTGGATAAAAATGCCGATGATATCGAGTTTTTAACGCAGCGCCTGGCCGAGGAAGAAAAACAAAAACCACAGAACGAGCGTTCAGAAATGACCCTGCTCGAAAAACTGCAATTTTGTTTAACTCATGATTTTGAACGCCTTACTTATACAGAGGCTATCGAAATTTTGAAGGAATCGACCCCGAACAAAAAGAAAAAGTTCCAATACCCGATCGAAGGCTGGGGAACCGACCTGCAAAGCGAACACGAGCGTTACCTGGTTGAAAAGCATTTCAAAAAACCAGTGATCCTGACCGATTATCCAAAAGAGATCAAGGCGTTTTACATGCGTCAGAACGACGACGGCAAAACCGTTGGCGCTATGGATATCCTGTTCCCGGGCATTGGCGAAATCATAGGCGGATCGGCGCGTGAAGAGCGTTTGGATAAGCTGGAACAACGCATGGACGAAATGGGCATCCCCAAAGATGAACTTTGGTGGTACTTGGATACACGTCGTTTTGGCTCCTGCCCGCACGCTGGTTTCGGACTGGGCTTTGAACGCCTGGTGCTGTTTGTAACCGGCATGGGTAACATCCGCGATGTGATCCCTTTCCCAAGGTTCCCGAAAAATGCGGAGTTTTAA
- a CDS encoding YraN family protein produces MAKHLDLGRAGEALAKTHLENAGYEILDENWTHGKAEIDLIAYKDKVIIFTEVKTRTGNGFGEPEDFVDARKQKLLADAADEYIYLMNHQGEVRFDIIAILFDRDKNYILNHIEDAFWPSAT; encoded by the coding sequence ATGGCCAAACACCTCGACCTTGGCCGCGCCGGCGAAGCTTTAGCCAAAACCCATCTGGAAAATGCCGGCTACGAAATACTCGATGAGAACTGGACCCATGGAAAAGCCGAGATAGATCTGATTGCATATAAAGACAAGGTTATTATATTTACCGAAGTAAAAACCCGTACCGGCAACGGTTTTGGTGAACCCGAGGATTTTGTGGATGCCCGTAAACAAAAGTTACTGGCTGATGCGGCAGATGAATATATTTACCTCATGAACCACCAGGGTGAAGTGCGGTTTGATATCATCGCTATTTTGTTTGACAGGGATAAAAATTATATACTAAACCATATTGAAGATGCGTTTTGGCCTTCGGCCACTTAA
- the dnaG gene encoding DNA primase, producing MIIKSTIDRIMEATDIVEVIGEFVQLKKRGANYVGLSPFANERTPSFTVSPAKGIFKDFSTGKGGSAVTFLMELEKFSYPEALKWLAKKYGIEVEETIDHPENKEEDQRRESLMIVTAFAAKFFHESLLDTEEGKNIGLSYFKERGFSTETIKKFELGYSPDQWEAFTGTAINQGYQQQFLEESGLSVKRDNGTLYDRYRGRVMFPIHSFTGRVIAFGGRTLKKDKNVPKYVNSPESEIYHKSNVLYGLYFAKKAIRDEDNCYLVEGYADVLSVHQAGIENVVASSGTSLTTEQIRLISRFTQNITILYDGDAAGIKASLRGLDMILEAGLNVKVVSFPDGHDPDSYVRLVGTNAFKKHIEENKKDFILYKANLLLKDAGNDPIKKAEIIREIVESIAKIPDSIKASVFIKECSYLLQIDERSLLSELNKMRQAKAKKDGQQQQNTRYSPQQPPDEPNFFDEPEIQEAKDESAQEKEIIRLLLLYGNRMIDWDGIANTYIGPFMIAELGDVTFEHPVCKMFTDLYRQEVENGVLPDDAYFIHHQDKGIVDLTVNMLASKYTLSENWYEMHRIMIHDEQDNMKAAILGAIFHLKKHKVGKMLEALRNELQKAETEADQEILLNQYIRMKKVEKMISDFLGSVIIK from the coding sequence ATGATCATAAAATCCACTATCGACCGTATTATGGAAGCCACCGACATTGTGGAGGTGATAGGGGAGTTTGTACAATTAAAAAAACGTGGTGCCAACTATGTGGGCCTATCGCCTTTTGCTAATGAGCGTACCCCATCGTTCACGGTATCGCCCGCAAAAGGTATTTTCAAAGATTTCTCGACGGGTAAAGGTGGTTCGGCGGTTACTTTTTTAATGGAGCTGGAGAAATTCAGCTATCCCGAAGCTTTAAAATGGCTGGCCAAAAAGTACGGCATCGAGGTTGAAGAAACCATTGATCATCCCGAAAACAAAGAGGAAGACCAGCGCCGCGAAAGCCTCATGATCGTAACGGCCTTTGCCGCCAAATTTTTTCATGAAAGTTTACTGGATACCGAAGAGGGTAAAAATATTGGTCTGAGTTATTTTAAGGAGCGGGGCTTCAGTACCGAAACCATTAAAAAATTCGAACTCGGTTATTCGCCCGATCAATGGGAAGCTTTTACGGGAACGGCTATCAATCAAGGCTATCAGCAGCAGTTTTTGGAAGAAAGCGGACTGTCGGTTAAGCGAGATAACGGTACGCTGTACGACAGGTACCGTGGCCGGGTAATGTTTCCGATACATAGCTTTACCGGTCGTGTAATAGCCTTTGGTGGGCGTACACTGAAGAAAGATAAGAATGTACCCAAGTATGTGAACTCGCCCGAGAGTGAGATCTACCATAAATCAAACGTACTTTACGGGTTATACTTTGCCAAAAAAGCTATCCGCGATGAAGATAACTGTTACCTGGTTGAAGGTTATGCCGACGTACTGTCTGTTCACCAGGCCGGTATCGAAAACGTGGTGGCATCGTCTGGTACCTCACTAACTACCGAGCAGATCAGGCTGATAAGCCGTTTTACGCAGAACATCACCATTTTGTATGACGGCGATGCAGCCGGTATCAAAGCATCCCTGCGCGGGCTGGATATGATATTGGAAGCAGGGCTTAACGTGAAAGTGGTTTCGTTTCCCGACGGGCATGACCCCGACTCCTATGTACGCCTGGTAGGTACCAATGCCTTCAAAAAGCATATTGAGGAAAATAAAAAGGACTTTATCCTGTATAAAGCCAACCTGCTTTTAAAAGATGCCGGTAACGATCCTATAAAAAAAGCCGAGATCATCCGCGAAATTGTAGAAAGCATCGCCAAGATACCCGACTCCATCAAGGCCTCGGTTTTTATCAAGGAATGCAGCTATCTTTTACAGATAGATGAACGCTCGCTACTGTCCGAACTGAATAAAATGCGGCAGGCCAAAGCCAAAAAGGATGGTCAGCAGCAACAAAATACCCGGTACTCTCCGCAGCAACCTCCGGACGAACCTAACTTTTTTGACGAGCCTGAAATTCAGGAAGCCAAAGATGAGAGCGCGCAGGAAAAGGAAATCATCAGGCTATTGCTCCTGTATGGCAACAGAATGATTGACTGGGATGGCATCGCCAATACTTATATCGGTCCCTTTATGATAGCCGAACTGGGCGACGTTACCTTTGAACATCCGGTTTGTAAAATGTTTACAGATCTGTACCGGCAGGAAGTGGAGAATGGCGTACTGCCCGATGATGCCTATTTTATTCATCACCAGGATAAAGGTATTGTTGACCTCACGGTTAACATGCTGGCTTCCAAGTATACGCTGAGCGAAAATTGGTACGAGATGCACAGGATCATGATACACGATGAGCAGGATAACATGAAAGCTGCCATTTTGGGTGCCATTTTTCATCTCAAGAAGCACAAAGTGGGTAAAATGCTCGAGGCCCTGCGCAATGAACTGCAAAAGGCCGAAACCGAGGCCGACCAGGAAATATTGCTGAACCAGTATATCCGCATGAAAAAGGTCGAAAAAATGATCTCCGATTTTTTAGGCTCGGTAATTATCAAATAA
- a CDS encoding RBBP9/YdeN family alpha/beta hydrolase produces MTFNSTILIHPGLGNSGPAHWQSLWEKQFNFGRIEEQDWDTPVCSDWITTLNNYVQQHDPQNVILVGHSLACTTIAYWAKEYNINIKGALLVAPSDTEADTYPPGTTGFTPVPLIKLPFRSITVASSNDYYVSSERARLFANSWGSELVEIGDAGHINLASGFGEWPQGLELLKRLDN; encoded by the coding sequence ATGACTTTTAACTCAACTATTCTTATCCACCCGGGACTGGGAAACTCCGGTCCGGCGCACTGGCAATCGCTTTGGGAAAAGCAATTTAACTTTGGCCGTATCGAAGAGCAGGACTGGGATACCCCGGTTTGCAGCGACTGGATAACTACCCTCAACAACTATGTACAGCAACATGATCCTCAAAATGTAATTCTGGTTGGTCATAGTCTGGCCTGTACCACTATAGCCTATTGGGCAAAGGAGTACAATATCAATATCAAAGGAGCTTTACTGGTAGCCCCAAGCGATACCGAAGCCGATACCTATCCCCCGGGCACTACTGGTTTTACGCCTGTACCATTGATCAAACTACCGTTCAGGAGCATCACTGTAGCCAGCAGCAACGACTATTATGTAAGCAGCGAACGCGCCCGTTTATTTGCCAATAGCTGGGGTAGTGAGTTGGTAGAGATAGGCGACGCCGGTCATATTAATTTAGCATCGGGCTTTGGTGAATGGCCGCAGGGATTGGAGTTGCTGAAGCGATTGGATAATTGA
- a CDS encoding SRPBCC family protein has protein sequence MPIIELATHINAPIEKCFDLARNIDVHVASTRHTGETAIAGRTSGLIELGEWVTWRAKHFGIWQTLTSKITELQYPNFFTDEMVQGAFKNFRHEHYFFAIKEETLMKDIFRYESPYGTVFDLIFLQNYMYRLLEKRNLVIKEIAEAPALG, from the coding sequence ATGCCCATAATTGAATTAGCCACCCATATCAATGCCCCAATCGAAAAATGTTTCGATCTGGCCCGGAACATCGATGTACATGTGGCTTCAACCCGGCATACCGGCGAAACCGCCATCGCAGGCCGTACCAGTGGCTTAATTGAATTGGGCGAATGGGTTACCTGGCGGGCCAAACATTTTGGCATTTGGCAAACGCTAACCTCCAAAATCACCGAGCTCCAGTACCCAAACTTTTTTACCGATGAAATGGTTCAGGGAGCTTTCAAAAATTTCAGGCATGAGCATTACTTTTTTGCGATAAAAGAGGAAACGCTCATGAAAGACATCTTTCGGTACGAGTCACCGTATGGTACTGTGTTCGACCTTATTTTTCTGCAAAACTATATGTACCGGCTTTTAGAAAAACGCAACCTGGTGATCAAAGAAATAGCTGAAGCCCCGGCCCTCGGTTAA
- a CDS encoding Ldh family oxidoreductase: MLISPSTLRTFTENIFKAIGCSTEHATLAADVLLRSDLRGIDSHGVARLSGYVRLWEKNRINATPNIRIVHETPTTATVDGDAGLGLVVAPFAMQIAIKKAELYGSGWVSVRNSNHFGIAGYHALMAVEKDMIGFAMTNASPLVAPTFSSERLLGTNPMCYAFPAGHYPPVVVDLATSAAANGKLEIAQRLGKQVPEGWIQDQHGQYTTDPHALKTGGALLPLGGDRDHGSHKGFGLSATVDILSAVLSGANYGPWVPPFVAFLDPPANPVGQGIGHFVGAMRVDGFRPVDEFKSHLDNWIARFKTSATVDPTQKVIIPGEPELEAEHRRGTHGIPLVDAVVTDLHILAERFGVEPLQGL, translated from the coding sequence ATGCTTATCAGCCCATCTACCCTCCGCACCTTTACCGAAAATATTTTCAAAGCTATAGGCTGCAGTACAGAACATGCTACACTTGCCGCTGATGTTTTGCTGCGTTCCGATCTGCGGGGGATAGACTCGCATGGCGTGGCCCGCCTGAGCGGCTATGTGCGCCTCTGGGAGAAAAACCGAATCAATGCTACACCCAACATTAGGATAGTACACGAAACACCCACCACGGCCACCGTTGACGGCGATGCGGGCCTGGGGCTCGTAGTAGCTCCCTTTGCCATGCAGATAGCCATCAAAAAAGCCGAATTATATGGTTCGGGCTGGGTATCGGTACGTAACTCCAATCACTTTGGTATTGCCGGTTACCATGCCCTGATGGCGGTTGAAAAAGATATGATCGGTTTTGCCATGACCAATGCTAGTCCGCTGGTGGCGCCAACCTTTTCGAGCGAGCGCCTGCTAGGTACCAACCCCATGTGCTATGCCTTCCCGGCGGGGCACTACCCACCCGTAGTGGTTGATCTGGCAACCTCGGCCGCGGCCAATGGCAAGCTCGAGATTGCCCAACGATTAGGCAAGCAAGTGCCTGAGGGCTGGATTCAGGACCAACACGGCCAGTATACTACCGATCCGCATGCCCTTAAAACCGGCGGTGCGCTGTTACCCTTGGGCGGCGACCGCGACCATGGCAGTCATAAAGGCTTTGGGCTGAGTGCTACGGTGGATATTTTGTCGGCGGTACTGTCTGGTGCCAATTATGGGCCCTGGGTGCCTCCTTTTGTGGCTTTTCTGGATCCGCCGGCCAACCCGGTTGGGCAAGGTATTGGTCATTTTGTGGGTGCTATGCGGGTGGATGGTTTTCGCCCGGTAGATGAGTTTAAGAGCCACCTGGATAACTGGATAGCCCGGTTCAAGACTTCTGCTACTGTCGACCCTACCCAGAAGGTCATCATCCCCGGTGAGCCCGAACTGGAGGCCGAACATCGTAGAGGCACCCATGGCATACCCCTGGTTGATGCCGTGGTGACCGACCTGCATATTTTGGCCGAACGTTTTGGTGTAGAACCATTGCAGGGATTATAG
- the lepB gene encoding signal peptidase I has translation MDIATYTAFCLTAGPLTILMVIGLWKLFEKAGRPGWESLIPVYNVYIILKISGRPWWLLLLLLIPGINIIIGVGVAVDFIKSYGKFKISQNAAIILLPFICLPKWGFDKNTRYLGPSATISFHEKHRKDLQKSTTREWAEAVIFAVVAATLIRSLFIEAYTIPTPSMESSLLVGDFLFVSKINYGARLPITPVAFPFAHHTMPIIGGKAYWNGIKLPYFRLPGLGDIKKGDVVVFNFPMDADSPFYRPVDKRENYIKRCQGTPGDTLSLLNAKVYVNDEAAITPSHGEMEYMVRNDGSSFNRQLARDLHLSDIQQFTNQDFMMNMTAQSAALLKQQAGIKSVRPNIRFNGVYDPEVFPHNPKFRWNVDNLGPIIIPKKGWTVKLDSLTLPIYRRAIEVYEQNKLQVNDNHISINGKPADSYTFKLNYYWMMGDNRHNSEDSRFWGFVPEDHIVGKALFVWMSWDAETHKIRWSRVMRMIK, from the coding sequence ATGGATATAGCCACTTACACCGCTTTTTGTTTAACTGCCGGGCCATTAACCATTTTAATGGTTATCGGCTTATGGAAGTTATTTGAAAAAGCCGGTCGCCCGGGTTGGGAATCCCTCATTCCGGTTTACAATGTCTATATCATACTCAAAATCAGCGGCAGGCCCTGGTGGCTATTGCTGCTGTTGCTGATACCTGGCATCAATATTATTATTGGTGTAGGGGTAGCGGTTGATTTTATTAAATCATACGGCAAATTTAAAATAAGTCAAAACGCAGCCATTATCCTGTTGCCCTTTATTTGTTTACCTAAATGGGGTTTTGATAAAAATACACGCTATCTGGGGCCATCTGCAACTATCAGTTTTCATGAAAAGCACCGGAAGGATTTGCAGAAATCAACCACCCGCGAATGGGCCGAGGCGGTGATTTTTGCAGTAGTTGCCGCTACGCTTATTCGTTCGCTTTTTATTGAAGCCTACACCATACCCACACCATCCATGGAAAGCTCACTGCTCGTAGGCGATTTTTTGTTTGTGAGCAAAATAAATTATGGCGCGCGCCTGCCCATAACACCGGTAGCTTTTCCCTTTGCACACCATACCATGCCAATTATTGGGGGTAAGGCCTATTGGAATGGTATTAAACTGCCGTATTTCAGGCTGCCCGGTTTGGGTGATATAAAAAAGGGCGATGTAGTGGTATTTAACTTTCCCATGGACGCCGATTCGCCCTTTTACCGCCCGGTTGATAAACGCGAAAATTATATCAAACGCTGCCAGGGAACTCCCGGCGATACCCTGAGTTTGCTTAATGCAAAAGTGTATGTAAATGATGAAGCGGCCATTACGCCATCACATGGTGAAATGGAATACATGGTACGTAACGATGGCAGTAGTTTTAACCGGCAACTGGCCCGTGACTTGCACCTGTCAGATATTCAGCAGTTTACCAATCAGGATTTTATGATGAACATGACCGCGCAGTCGGCCGCTTTGTTGAAACAGCAGGCTGGCATCAAATCGGTTAGGCCAAACATCCGGTTTAATGGAGTTTATGATCCGGAGGTATTTCCGCATAATCCAAAATTCCGGTGGAATGTAGATAATCTGGGTCCCATTATTATCCCCAAAAAAGGCTGGACGGTAAAACTCGACAGCCTAACCCTCCCCATCTATCGTCGTGCTATTGAAGTTTATGAACAAAACAAGCTGCAGGTAAACGATAATCATATCAGCATCAACGGTAAGCCAGCCGACAGTTATACCTTTAAGCTCAATTATTACTGGATGATGGGTGATAACCGGCATAATTCCGAAGATTCACGCTTTTGGGGCTTTGTACCCGAAGATCATATTGTTGGCAAGGCCTTGTTTGTGTGGATGAGTTGGGATGCCGAAACCCATAAGATCAGATGGAGCAGGGTAATGAGGATGATAAAATAG
- the lepB gene encoding signal peptidase I, whose protein sequence is MNWKFWKKDKSKPKKKKSALREWGDAIIFAVIAATLIRTLFIEAYVIPSGSMESSLLIGDYLFVSKVNYGARMPITPVAIPFMHHTIPYTTNAKAYWDGIQLPYYRLPGFSDIKKGDIVVFNAPIEADSPYYRPVDKRENIIKRCQGTPGDTLSLVNAQVYINGRPETTPGKGEMAYVVKTDGSQINPQLINELHLTDIGIIDSTTFKTNTTVESAKTLRGYSNIKSVTADIAPKGIADDLNPVYPAKYPRYKNTSNFPHYTWNVDNFGPIIIPKKGWTVKLDSLTFPVYGRAIEIYEHNKVKVVGHDIYINDKKADTYTFKLNYYWMMGDNRHNSEDSRYWGFLPEDHVVGKALFTWLSVDSTASFVNKIRWNRLFRGIH, encoded by the coding sequence ATGAACTGGAAATTCTGGAAAAAAGATAAAAGCAAACCTAAAAAGAAAAAGAGTGCCTTGCGTGAATGGGGCGATGCTATTATTTTCGCGGTAATTGCGGCTACGCTGATACGTACCCTCTTTATTGAGGCCTACGTTATCCCCAGCGGATCGATGGAAAGCTCCCTGCTCATTGGCGATTATTTATTTGTAAGTAAGGTTAACTATGGTGCCCGCATGCCTATAACACCGGTGGCTATACCTTTTATGCACCACACTATCCCGTATACAACCAATGCAAAAGCCTACTGGGATGGTATACAGTTACCCTATTATCGTTTACCGGGTTTCAGCGATATTAAAAAAGGCGACATTGTGGTGTTTAACGCCCCCATAGAAGCCGACTCGCCGTATTACCGCCCGGTTGATAAACGCGAAAATATCATTAAACGTTGCCAGGGTACTCCCGGCGACACCCTGAGCCTGGTAAATGCACAGGTATATATCAATGGCAGGCCCGAAACTACCCCAGGCAAAGGCGAAATGGCCTACGTAGTAAAAACCGATGGCAGCCAGATAAATCCGCAATTGATCAACGAACTCCATTTAACCGATATTGGTATTATTGATAGCACTACATTTAAAACCAATACGACGGTTGAATCGGCCAAAACATTAAGGGGCTATTCCAATATCAAATCGGTTACGGCTGATATTGCGCCTAAAGGCATTGCCGATGATTTGAACCCTGTTTATCCGGCTAAATATCCACGTTATAAAAACACATCAAATTTTCCGCATTATACCTGGAATGTTGATAATTTCGGCCCCATCATCATCCCTAAAAAAGGCTGGACAGTGAAGCTGGATAGTTTAACCTTTCCGGTTTATGGTAGGGCTATTGAAATTTATGAGCATAATAAAGTAAAAGTAGTTGGCCATGATATTTATATAAACGATAAAAAAGCCGATACTTACACTTTTAAACTCAACTACTACTGGATGATGGGGGATAATCGCCATAACTCCGAAGATTCGCGTTACTGGGGATTTTTACCCGAAGACCATGTAGTAGGTAAGGCTTTATTTACCTGGCTAAGTGTGGATAGCACCGCCTCATTTGTAAATAAAATACGCTGGAACAGGTTGTTTAGAGGGATACATTGA
- a CDS encoding DMT family transporter, whose product MNPKVSLAIGILCIAFSPIFVKLCGAPPITAAFYRVFLAWLVLAPWCFWKVNLKIETKDLLTAFLGGLIFASDIAVWNISLGHISATVSTLLANLAPVWVGLISFFILRKKSGMLFWAGTGIAIVGMVILVGYQNILNLQFNIGIVLALLASMFYSVYIVITNNILQRIGTLSFMFYNMLAASIFLLIISCWQGNNLVNFPLNSWLCFLGMSLLCQLTGWITINYSLRFLESTKVAIALLGQTVIAGIIAVILLHESLQLKEIIGSVIVLVGIAVTFLKPRLVSIK is encoded by the coding sequence ATGAATCCCAAAGTAAGTCTTGCTATCGGTATTTTATGTATAGCCTTTTCGCCCATATTTGTAAAGCTTTGCGGGGCTCCGCCCATTACAGCAGCTTTTTACCGGGTGTTTTTGGCCTGGCTGGTATTGGCTCCCTGGTGTTTCTGGAAGGTAAACCTTAAAATTGAAACTAAAGATCTGTTAACTGCTTTTCTTGGCGGACTTATCTTTGCTTCAGACATTGCTGTGTGGAATATTTCATTGGGGCATATTAGCGCCACTGTATCAACCTTGCTGGCTAACCTGGCCCCCGTTTGGGTGGGGCTCATCAGTTTTTTTATCCTTCGCAAAAAATCGGGAATGCTGTTTTGGGCGGGTACAGGTATAGCCATAGTAGGGATGGTCATTTTAGTGGGTTATCAAAATATATTGAATCTGCAGTTTAATATTGGTATCGTGCTGGCGCTACTGGCCAGTATGTTTTATTCCGTTTATATTGTAATAACCAATAATATTTTACAGCGGATAGGCACGCTGTCGTTTATGTTTTATAATATGCTGGCGGCGAGTATTTTTCTGCTGATCATCAGTTGCTGGCAGGGCAATAACCTGGTTAATTTCCCCTTAAATAGCTGGCTTTGTTTTTTGGGAATGAGCCTGCTTTGCCAGTTAACCGGCTGGATAACGATAAACTATTCGCTGCGATTTTTGGAAAGTACAAAAGTAGCCATAGCGCTTTTGGGGCAAACGGTAATTGCAGGGATTATAGCCGTGATTTTACTGCATGAAAGTTTGCAGCTGAAAGAAATAATAGGCAGTGTAATTGTGCTTGTAGGCATAGCCGTTACTTTTTTAAAGCCGCGTTTGGTTAGTATCAAGTAG
- the lepB gene encoding signal peptidase I translates to MNIILAIILLVILPYVGLWKLFEKAGRPGWEGIVPLYNIYGMIKLSGRPAWWFILVLVPGLNILVMIGLTVDFIKSFGKFSLLDHILGVALPFIFLPKWGFDKDTKYLGQSASPEFREKYKIALKKTAAREWADAIIFAVIAATLIRTLFIEAYVIPSASMESSLLIGDYLFVSKVNYGARLPMTPVAFPFAHHTMPLINTKAYWDGIELPYYRLPGLSDVKKGDVVVFNYPMDADSPLYRPVDKRENYIKRCQGTPGDTLSVVNAQVVINGKPAITPPHGEMNYLVKSDGSEINPQLVNELHLEDIAPGINNTFTTNTTVASANALRGYSNIKSVTPNISPAGVPDQLNGDVYPVKFPNYKITPNFPNFKWNVDNYGPIIVPKKGWTVKLDSLTFPVYGRAIEIYEGNKVQVVGKDILINGKKTDTYTFKLNYYFMMGDNRHNSEDSRFWGFVPEDHIVGKALFIWMSIDDNASFLSKIRWSRLFNIIH, encoded by the coding sequence GTGAACATTATACTTGCTATTATACTACTGGTTATACTGCCTTACGTAGGGTTATGGAAATTGTTTGAAAAAGCCGGCAGACCAGGCTGGGAAGGCATTGTGCCTTTATACAATATTTACGGCATGATTAAACTAAGCGGCAGGCCCGCCTGGTGGTTTATACTGGTGTTGGTTCCCGGATTGAACATATTGGTAATGATTGGTCTCACCGTTGATTTTATCAAGTCGTTTGGTAAATTCAGCCTGCTCGACCATATTTTGGGCGTGGCTTTACCATTTATATTTTTACCTAAATGGGGTTTTGATAAGGATACCAAATACCTGGGGCAATCTGCCAGTCCGGAGTTTAGGGAAAAATATAAAATAGCCCTGAAAAAGACCGCTGCCCGCGAATGGGCGGATGCCATTATTTTCGCGGTGATAGCCGCCACGCTGATCCGTACGTTGTTTATTGAGGCTTATGTGATTCCGAGTGCTTCTATGGAAAGCTCGCTGTTAATTGGCGATTACCTGTTTGTAAGTAAAGTGAACTACGGAGCCCGCCTGCCTATGACGCCCGTAGCTTTCCCGTTTGCGCATCATACCATGCCGCTTATCAATACCAAGGCTTACTGGGATGGTATCGAACTGCCGTATTACCGTTTACCCGGTTTGAGCGATGTGAAAAAAGGCGACGTAGTAGTATTTAACTATCCCATGGATGCCGATTCGCCATTATATCGCCCGGTTGATAAACGTGAAAACTATATTAAACGCTGTCAGGGTACCCCCGGTGATACACTGAGTGTAGTGAATGCGCAGGTGGTTATCAATGGCAAACCGGCCATTACACCTCCCCACGGCGAAATGAATTACCTGGTAAAATCAGATGGCAGCGAAATTAATCCGCAGTTAGTTAATGAGCTTCACCTGGAGGATATTGCACCGGGAATCAACAATACTTTTACTACCAATACCACCGTAGCATCAGCTAATGCATTAAGGGGGTACTCTAACATTAAATCAGTTACACCTAATATATCTCCTGCCGGGGTTCCGGATCAGTTAAATGGTGATGTTTACCCGGTAAAATTCCCGAATTATAAGATTACACCCAACTTCCCGAACTTTAAATGGAACGTAGATAATTACGGCCCCATCATTGTGCCCAAAAAAGGCTGGACAGTAAAATTGGATAGCTTAACCTTTCCGGTTTATGGCCGCGCTATTGAAATTTATGAGGGTAACAAGGTGCAGGTTGTAGGTAAGGATATCCTGATCAACGGGAAAAAGACGGATACCTACACTTTTAAACTGAACTATTACTTTATGATGGGTGATAATCGCCACAATTCCGAGGATTCACGTTTCTGGGGATTTGTACCCGAAGACCATATCGTGGGTAAGGCGCTGTTCATCTGGATGAGTATCGATGATAATGCCAGCTTCCTGAGCAAGATCAGGTGGAGCAGGTTGTTTAACATTATTCATTAA